From Caretta caretta isolate rCarCar2 chromosome 14, rCarCar1.hap1, whole genome shotgun sequence, the proteins below share one genomic window:
- the UBALD2 gene encoding UBA-like domain-containing protein 2 isoform X1 produces MSVNMEELRHQVMINQFVLAAGCAADQAKQLLQAAHWQFETALSAFFQETNIPNNHHHHQMMCTPSNTPATPPNFPDALAMFSKLRTSENLQSSNSPITSMACSPPGNFSPFWASSPPNHQPAWMPPSSPTSHNLHHHLHHQQPMWPPVSQQGGSQQKAMAAMDGQR; encoded by the exons ATGTCGGTGAATATGGAGGAGCTGAGGCACCAGGTCATGATCAACCAGTTCGTGCTGGCCGCGGGCTGCGCGGCCGACCAGGCGAAGCAATTGCTGCAGGCGGCTCACTGGCAGTTCGAG ACTGCTTTGAGTGCATTTTTTCAAGAAACTAACATTCCCAACAATCATCACCACCATCAAATG aTGTGCACACCTAGCAATACTCCAGCCACTCCTCCCAACTTCCCGGACGCGCTCGCTATGTTTTCTAAGCTGCGGACCTCAGAGAACCTACAGAGCAGCAACAGCCCCATCACATCGATGGCCTGCTCTCCACCGGGGAACTTCAGTCCCTTTTGGGCCTCCTCACCTCCCAACCACCAACCCGCCTGGATGCCACCGTCCTCTCCAACCAGCCACAACCTCCACCATCATCTCCACCATCAGCAGCCCATGTGGCCACCCGTGTCTCAGCAAGGAGGCTCCCAGCAGAAAGCTATGGCTGCAATGGATGGGCAGAGATAA
- the UBALD2 gene encoding UBA-like domain-containing protein 2 isoform X2, whose protein sequence is MLSPHQATVTWQPRTALSAFFQETNIPNNHHHHQMMCTPSNTPATPPNFPDALAMFSKLRTSENLQSSNSPITSMACSPPGNFSPFWASSPPNHQPAWMPPSSPTSHNLHHHLHHQQPMWPPVSQQGGSQQKAMAAMDGQR, encoded by the exons ATGCTGAGCCCTCACCAAGCAACTGTAACCTGGCAGCCAAGG ACTGCTTTGAGTGCATTTTTTCAAGAAACTAACATTCCCAACAATCATCACCACCATCAAATG aTGTGCACACCTAGCAATACTCCAGCCACTCCTCCCAACTTCCCGGACGCGCTCGCTATGTTTTCTAAGCTGCGGACCTCAGAGAACCTACAGAGCAGCAACAGCCCCATCACATCGATGGCCTGCTCTCCACCGGGGAACTTCAGTCCCTTTTGGGCCTCCTCACCTCCCAACCACCAACCCGCCTGGATGCCACCGTCCTCTCCAACCAGCCACAACCTCCACCATCATCTCCACCATCAGCAGCCCATGTGGCCACCCGTGTCTCAGCAAGGAGGCTCCCAGCAGAAAGCTATGGCTGCAATGGATGGGCAGAGATAA